DNA from Tripterygium wilfordii isolate XIE 37 chromosome 15, ASM1340144v1, whole genome shotgun sequence:
GGAGAGCAAGCTGTGGCAGGAAGGCATATGTTGTGATTGGAATAGACCAAATGGACCAAAATCCATATTGTGAGTAAGCTAGGCCCATGAGAGGGCCCATAGCTCGAGCACCATAGGTTATTGGGCTATATTTAGAGAAGGCCACTTCAAGAAGCCCAATGGCCCATCTTTTGTTTTGATTCAGACTATCAATCAAGCTAATGGGGGCATCCCCATAAAATGATACCCTACGAGGATTGCACACTATGGACTTCCAACCCTCGCAATGCAACTTATAACCAGTATTGTAGTCCTCAGCCAATGACCCATATCTAAATCCCATCTGCAAATTCAATTTGGACCCAGTAAATTAGCCAGCCCAATTAATAATTATGCTATTAATAATAATGATGAATAAAAGTATGGGCCTACCTTTGAGCCCCAATTGGTGTTGTTCTCATAATTGGACCCGGCTACATGATGGGCCAAGGCCAAAATTTCTTGGGACTGGATGGGCTTGTCGACGACATGGGTCGGGCACAATTCTGAAATTTCTGGGGACACAAATGTGGATGGGCCTCCAAACAAAGCCCTGCGAAAGAAAAACCCTCCTGATCCTAGAAAATTTGGGCCTCGTAGCCCATCCATTCCTATCATATTAATGTGGTAAAGGCGTTTGTGCTCACAACCATAGATATCATCCTTGTTAATCCCTTTGAAACGTTGAGGGAATTGAATGAACCCTAATTGAGAGTCGATCATTCTCGGGTCCAATAAATAGCATAGGGCTCGGAGTGGTGTTTGAGGATCATTCGAGTACATATCGCAATCGTTGGTCAGAACCATTGGAGCATTAGTCATGGTAGCCGATACTCGAAGCTgtttcaacaagaaaaaaaaatggtatggaaacaattaaataaataaattgatataTCTATATTCAACAACTTTACAGGTCTCAATGTTTTTTTTCATAGTTATCTCAAATACTAAGATGGAAGCGCACGATTTCACATTAATCATATGCGTTCATTTCAACGTTTAGGATAACCCGAAAAAAAACACCGGATCATCTTTAGCATTATAAATTATGGAGATGATTACCAGGGCATTGAGAGCACCAGCTTTGAAGTGGTGATGTGAGGTTCTCCTTTTTTCTCTAGAGAGATAAATGAGATTTGGCATGGAATGGCCTGTGATGTCTTTGTCCTTGTCATTCTCTAATAAGACCTACATGTTCAATGACTCATGGACAAGTCAGAAAAATAATACATAAGAACAGTTGTGGGTCATGAAGAGGTGAAagaatactaataataatagaGAGTAGACCTGAATCACAGCTGGATGATCATGACGGGTAAATCCGTCCGTCCACTTGTCAAAAATCAGACGTTCTCCATCAGTGGTGATGTACTCATCACTAACAACTCCGCTCTCTACAACGTTTTCCACCTTAGATTTCATGCTCTCGAACATCATCTGCCacatgtatattttttgttcgacaTCACAATCTAAATCTCATTTCAAGTTAGCTAAACCCCgtgatttttttaattcaaatatCATGATaacttattttatatattaaaacTAGCATATTTTAATCTGTACTAATTATATGCATGTATGAGGCCAACATGTAGTTTCTGCACGGGTGTAATTTACCTTTTACGCTAATTATATGCATCAATGTAGTGTTGGAGAGAGTTCCATACCTTAATCTTGTTAGTCTCGGAAGAGTGAGACCAATCATGATTTGATGCCCTGAAATATTCTTCAGGACTCCTATCAACGAGGTCATTTTCTCTACAAAAAGCTAACCAATGCTTTGCAAACTTGGAAGCCTCGACAAAAGCGAAGAGGGTAAGTGAAGAACCACCATCGTCCGAAACATACACCGACAACTTCTCCGCCGGATAGTCATAAGACAACACCGACAACACCGTGTTAACCACCGTGATTGGCGGCTCCTTGTACGGATCCGCCGTGCATATGAACACATCAAGACTaggaaactcttttttttttaccaattgTTCAAGATTCTCCGGAAACTCTCTGCGCCGAACCGGATTCATCCGGGAAGCCTGTGTGGTGGCCCACATGAAGGTCAGGATGAGATCcgagaggaggagagagaaagataaaGAGATGGAGAATAGGGTTTTTGAGTGGAAGAGATTTTGTGTGTGATGAAAAAAAAGAGCTATGAGTCCACACATGTAAACAAGAGCAAAGAGGCGGTAAAAGGCGGCACGGCGCAACGGTTTGAGCGTGTGAAGAGGAGGGCTGCCGTGGATGGGGGTGGCTGTGGTGGTGGAGGTGCGCCCTCTTGGATGGAGCTCCAttgtttttaatcttttttctaACGGTTGTATTGCTTATAGAGgatctaacatttatatcacaattttttttaaaaaaaacttctaACCACATCATATAAGTTATCTTTTGAACATCTAAACTCGAGTCGTCTGAcccacataaatttttttcctaacgacatgataagttgagtTAAAGCTTAACGTTAAGTGACAAGAATATTGCTCTCAGTGGGAATCAAAATTAAAACCTTTCAATTCCATATGATCTGACCCCATAAAGATTTATGGGCAGACTATCATGAAtggttagggcaaatgcaatggtgaattggtattgggccaacaaagatgttgtcttttgctgatgtggctgtattgtaaaatgtgttttgcttatgtggctgtattgggataagtgttttgctgatgtggatgtattgatatttgatgtttttgtgtagttttgttgtggataatatggaggaatggaatgttgttgggttgtgtggaaagagaaagtgtgtgggaagaaaaagtgtatagaaatttgtgttttgctgatgtggctgtattagaatacgtgtttgacttgattttttgtgtaatagaggtgggaccgggacaacaaaaatgttggcccagtaagttgtttctcattgcatttgcccttaacATTTTTATAAGCTATGCGAGGAGCACGTGCCAAGACTAGGATTTCTCTCCAGTCCCCATCTATATCTGTAAATAAATGATAATTCTGTATATgggtagaaactagaaagagagagCAATCATTGATTCGAGGGAGGTATGTAAGACGACCAAATATGCAGGAgattcataaatcataatgcATGCAATCGTACGTATGatcataattaatttatatgaataacattaaaaaaaatcatataggAAGATTTTTATAATAGTACTTCAGAGTGGACTAGCTAAATTCATGCACCGGCTTGCACAATAACTCACAAATTATGTTTATTAACACATAACAGTACACGAAATGGGATCGCCATATCGTGAAAAGAGTCGAACCCATGACTTCGAGATAATTCCTAATTCCTCCTAATTGTGCTATTTGAACTtgaacaaataataaaatcattTATGGAAAATAGAGCTAGTAGATATACTGTTGGAACAACATCTTAACACAATTTGTATTCAAAGAAGAGATGGTTCACAGAATGATATACATGTGAGTACTTTATAAAATGTCTCAATCAATTATCACTTGCCTCCTCCATTAATTTTAAGGAAAAATTAACATGAATAATTTTGTGTGAGGTTTTGAtcgatgaaaaagaaaaatccacTGTGAAATTATGATACAAACATAGAAAAAGTCTAGTTGAATCAATTAGTGATTAAAGGGATATCATAATACACGCTTAtagtacctttttttttaacaagaaaCTCATCGAAGATATTCTCACATTGAACCTCATCTTACATGATAAATTCTGTCCTAAAATGGGAATCCTTAATTGATTTTATCGATTTTGGGTTCTTTCATGGGGTCTACCTATGATTATGTTGTAGTATAATATGGGAAAATTAGAGATAAGTCATTGAATTAAACGTTTTGTTCGAATAATGACACCTAAATAAGTTTTCTTCCTTAATATCTATAAAGATTAAAAACAATATTccataaaagacaaaaaaaaaattatagtgtCGGTGATTAATATAGAACAATTTGACTTGcaatgatgaaattgaaacattgGTCAGTTGTATTAACCAATTTTTTACTCTAGACTAGAAAACCCATATGGCATATCCTTACGATTTTCCCTTCTACCCTTCGAATTGATTAAATCACAAATGGCAGCCTATGTCCCACTCTGAAGCAGACGACCCAGTACGTTATTGTctagtattatatatataatcctgCAGTTCAAGCCCACCACATAAATGCCCCATTATGTATCATCCACAAGTGCACCACTAATCTGGATAACAACTGCCGCAACCTGCAAGGCTGGAACTACATATAGCTAGGGCCACTTAAACCCAGTCAACTTTTACGATCCACTTTGGTGGTTAGCTCCAAAAAACAAGCTATCGATTAGCCGGATTGCTGCAGCAATGCCTCCCCACCCTCAAAACATCCTCCACACTACATAAATAAAGCAAAGCCTACTACCACAAATAATCAAACAAAAGGAACCACCACCACAAGACATGGAGAGGCCAGGGGCGAAGCCAGGATATACTAGGAGGGGGTCGTTGGGGTGGACACTAGATTTTATGTCAAGGCGACAGAGCTAAACGGGGGTTTGGGGGCAGCACCCCAGGAATTTTTTTGGGATTGTCTATTAATTATAtcattgaaagtatgaaaagtAACACTAAAAATCCAAAGTTTATAAAATAgaataagtaataattgtcacaGTGTGTTGTTGTTTCAAACATTTGAGCATAATTTTTTGTAACAATggggtctaaattgaaaattcaagagggtattttttaaaattactatGTACTTAGCACTAACTAAAATTTTTTGAGCACTTGCATGTAGCTTCTCCCCTGGGAGAGGGAAAGGTTCCATCAAAGTTTAGGGGATTTGTTTAACCTGAAATGAAGTTCTACGCTTAATCGACTCATTTGTTAAAATTCAGGGTCCAAAATGATTCTTCTCCCTTTGTTGAAACTGCATCTAAGGGAATCTATGCTCATTTTTGGTACTGGAAATCATACAATATATCTGAGTCTAATGGATTCTAATCTTAATACATGAAACGCAAAACATCAAAAGTTTCATTTCACGAAAACACCCTAAAACCTCTCAAGCCATTACTCCTTGAAAATGAGAGAAGTTGATGCATATAATGCAAATGCCATAATTGTTGCAATGGCAGTCACTCTTGTATGCATCTTCCCTTTGTCACTCCTCAACACCATGCCTTCATAGACTGGCCAACAATTGAGCATCACAAATCCTGATAGGAACATCTGCATAACTAGTCCCTCCATTTCTCTCCATCTAAGAACTTGAACCAGTCCGTGCAGAAAAGCGGCGAAATTGATTATTGCTGCCATAACTATTGGAACAAAGATGGGTGATGCAACACCAAACTCAAAAATCCCTTGGTGATATCTTTTGCTTTGTTCATCATCAACTACTTTACTAGTCACATTGAAACTAAGTGTCGAACTCACAATGTGTCTGGATAAGAACTCAATTAGTCCAAACAAGTGAGATGAGAGCCCTCTTATAATCCATATCCTCTGATCACTCCACCACCGGTGCACCGTTGAGCCCTCTAACATGAAGTCAAGCAAATCTTGTCCGTAGCCCCCTAGACAGAGAAAAACATACAAGAAAAACCAATATGGTTCCGAGACCTGCAAAACATTCTATTCATTCCCAGTACAAATTGAGGCAatttttgatttgggtttttcAAGAACTGATTCTACACATATTTGGATCTATTAAGATATGATTGAAATAgtgtaaaaaaatataaaatgtagAATATACCTTTGGTAAGATTGAAACTCCGTTTAGGAGTGTAAGCTGTGGCAGGAAGGCATATGTTGTGATTGGGACAGACCAAGTGGACCAAAATCCATTGTGTGAGTAAGCTAGGCCCATGAGAGGGCCCATAACTTGAGCACCATAGGTAATTGGGCTATATTTAGAGAAGGCTACTTCAAGAAGCCCAATGGCCCATCTTTTGTTTTGATTCAGACTGTCAATTAAGCTAATAGGGGCATCCCCATAAAATGCTGCCCTATCAGGGTTGCATAGTATGGATTTCCAGCCCTGGCAATGCAACTTATAACCAGTGTGGTAGTCCTCAACCAGTGACCCATATCTAAATCCCATCTGCAAATTCAATTTGGATCAAAAAAATTAGCAGGCCCaacataataataatgatgaatAAAATGAATAGACAAAGTGAATTCTCGTCGATATTCTCATAAAATCATGTAATCGATCCCAAACTTTTcagataaaggctttgatgataatgatgaataACGATGAAAAAAATATGGGCCTACCTTTGAGCCCCAATTGGTATTATTCTCATAATTGGAGCCACCTACATGATAGGCCAAGGCCAAAATTTCTTGGGACTATATGGGCTTGTCGACCATATGGGCTGGGCACAATTCTGAAATTTCTGGGGACACAAATGTGGATGGACCTCCAAAAAAAGCCCAGCAGGAAAAAAACACTCCTGTTCCAACACAATTCGGGCCTTGTAGCCCATCCGTTCCTATCATATTAATGAGAAAAAGACGCTTGTTCTCACCACCATAGATATCATCCTTGTTGATCCCTTTGAAACGTTGAGGAAAGTGCACATACCCTAATTGGAAATCGATCATTCTCGGGTCCGATAAGTAACATAGGGCTCGGAGTGGTGTTTGAGGATCATTTGAGTACATATCGCAATCGTTGGTCAGAACTATCGGAGCATTAGTCATGGTAGCCGATACTCGAAGCTGTTTCAAccataaatttaaaaaagaaaaggtatgggagacaattaaataaaataaattaatacgaTTTCACATTAATCATGTCCATCCATTTCAATATTTGGGATagctgaaaaagaaaaagaacaagaaaacatTGGGTCTTCCGCATTATGAATTATGAAGATGATTACCAGGGCATTGAGAGCACCAGCTTTGAAGTGGTGATGAGAGGTTCTCCTTTTTTCTCTAGAGACATAAATGAGATTTGGCATGGAATGGCCTGTGATGTCTTTGTCCTTGCCATTCTCTAATAATACCTACATGTGCATGGAAAAGTAAGAACAGGTGTGGGACATGAAGAGGTGAAAGAGTAataatatatagagagagagagagagagtaaaccTGAATCACGGTTGGATGATCATGACGGGTAAATCCATCCGTCCACTTATCAAAAATCAGACGTTCTTCATCAGTGGTGATGTACTCATCACTAACAACTCCTCTCTCTACAACTTTTTCCACCTTAGATTTCATGCTCTCGAACATCATCTGCCACATATCATAGCAATCAACGGTTCAGATAATCAGATCTCATGAGTTTCAAAATATACTTGTCTAACTCAATTGGGACTCCGCACTTTGTTGCTCTAGCTAGCTATGCACTATTCATTGTTTAATTAAGTACTGGCCATGTTGAAGACTCTGCCATGCAGTTTTATGAAGACAAAAATACCAGCTAGGTTTGACAGAGATAGTGCACGACAAGATCAAAGTAATAGTCTAATCTCTTATCATGTATTTTGGGAAGATTACTTTCTCCTTTGGACCCCAAATGTCTAAATCTAATTATCGCAATAAGATGATGCAACATgatttttgttgatatgatgTAAATTTGGAACAGAGAAAGAAACCTCGCATCCTCACCTTGAATAGAATAACATCAATGTTATGAAAGAATCTGACATCGGTTGGGTAAGACCGAACCAAATGGTTTATAAAGTCAATCTCATCCCCTTACATTCAATAATGTCACATGATAAAGACAAATTCGTGAGGATAATTTTAGTATTCATAGTCAGACAATATTGTGTTCTACtctacttgttgggttgggcATAACCAATCCCACAATTGTCAGTTAATCAAGACTCTAGAGTGGACAATATTACTGTGTGATGAGGCCCAACCTCCAACAAGGCATTTTTCTCAAGCTTAGTGAGTTGGGCTGTGACTTATAGTAGCTAGCTAGGCTTgagaagaacaaagtcgtgtggaCTCAATGTATCCATAAGAACCAATAAACCCCAAAGCGAATAATATTGTTAGTATGtagggggtgtggatttatgaTAATTAATCATAAGAGGAtgcttttttattatttttctagctAGTCACTACAAATCAACAATAATCATAAACATATAGACATAGTAAAGAGCACAATAAGCAATAAAGGCAAAATGTACATATAGAAGACGACAAAGAGACGAcagatatataaataaatggaaGACCGTAGTCATTGACACAATCCTCATAACAAACTAAAGATCACGTAGTgagctttttcttcttttttttctcccttataATTATATTACATGCACGACACACTTTTTTATTATTCGACATCACAATCTAAATCTCATTTCAAGTTGCTATAACcagtgattttttttcttcgtaCACATAAAgatgaattaattttttaagtatTACGATAACTTATTTTATGTATAAAATTGCATATTTTAATTTGtactaattatatatacacgtacagaTGAATGTGTAGTATTGTGCACGGGTGGCATTCAATGGCGTACCTGAGTGTTCGGGGGCCCTAGACGAACTCTAAAAGGGTGCCATCTTAAAAAAGATTAAATGTAATATATTACTTAAATACGACTCTTCTGGCATTTTGAcatgcaaaatcactaattacgTTGGTGAAATAAATGGTTTTCatcaaatcacttttaataAACAACATAACTAACCCACTTAACCTGTAACTGTTTTTAAGTTGAATGGACTATaagttatttggttaattttcTCCAAATGAGGTTTAAATGGATTTGGGGTTGTTATAGTActgatatattttttcaaaaaatataagaCTATGGGGATTTGGGTGCCTGGCAACGGCCCATGTCGCCCCACCCCAGGACGCCTCTAGTGTTATTTACCTTTCACATTAATTATATGCATGTGTAGTTAGAGAGAACTCCCTACCTTAATCTTGCTAGTCTCATGAGAGTAAGACCAATCATGATTTGATGCCCTAAAATATTCTTCAGGACTCCTATCAACGACGTCGTTTTCTCTACAAAACGCCAACCAAAGCTTCGCAAACTTGGAAGCCTCAACCAAAGCAAAGAGGGTAAGTGAAGAGCCACCATCATCCGAAACATACACTGACAACTTCTCCGCCGGATAATCATAAGCCAACACCGACAACACCGTGTTAACCACCGTGATTGGTGGCTCCTTATACGGATCCGCAGTGCATATGAACACATCAAGACCaggaaactcttttttttccaccaCTTGTTCAAGATTCTCCGGAAACTCTCTTCGCCGAACCGGATTCATCCGGGAAGCCTGCGTGGTGGACCACATGAAGGTCAGGATGAGATCCGAGAGGAGGAGAGAGGAAGTTAAAGAGAAGGAGAGTAGGGTTCTTGAGTGGAAGAGATTTTGCAAGTGATGAAAGAAGAGAGCTATGAGTCCACACATGTAAACGAGAGCAAAGAGGCGGTAAAAGGCGGCACGGCGCAACGTTTTAACCGTGTGAAGAGTAGGACTGCCatggatggtggtggtggtggtggtggaggtgcgCCCTCTTGAACGGAgctccattttattttattttttatcttttgtCTCCCGGTGTTGTTTTGCTTATAGAGGATCTACCATTTATATAACCTGAGCGAGGAGCACATGCCAAGATTAGGAGAGATGAGGGAAGGCTGGAATTTCCAAAAGTATTCAATGGTggagaaaatataaaaagtatGATGTAATGTGGCATATTTACCAAaccattaaattattaaatgagAATTGTAAATTCTGTAAATTACAGAGCTCTCATATTTTTTAGGTGTCAGGAGTCTATtggtcaaaaaaaatatttaatttttaaaaaattataaatatgtggTATTTGttctaaaaaaattcaatgatatattatttattcaaaacaaaaatcaaatttatggcGAACAAACACATGGATGGTTTGAATTTACATCCGAATATCCGAGAGTCTAATAACTATTATGCATTCTTCATGTCAATCAATCACATGAAAATGTgtccattggagttgctctaaagGCCACACTTCACGCTCCGTAGAACTTGCTAGAGAGAGATatagaaacatatatatataaaatgatcaaatttttttattttgtttttaataatcTCTACTTTATAGTGATTTTTGGGAAATTTTAGGACATGATCCAGTGGGTTAATTAATTCATGTTGAGATCTCCACAAACATTTTGTGTCCATTTAGTCCTTATACCTAATAATTTTGGATTGAGGGGAGGTACGGGTACAGTAGGTACCGGACTATTAACCAGTAGAGATCATAAACCGTTCGATTTACTTTTTGCAAATCAAACGGTCCACCTCAGTCAACGTTTATTAAAACTTTTCAACCATCAAACTTTTCGTATTTTATTAATCTGAAGCCTGATATCAACCGTTGATCTAAAATGAGGGATACCTAcctcattttattattttttgggttctttCATGGGGTTCTAGCTGTGATTTTGTTGTagtataatataattattttatgatgatatttataataaatatatattaccaTAAATATATGAAATTCTAAAATCATATAGAACTGATGAGATAATATTAGTTGAGAATCACGAGTAATTCAGGATGTCAATGTCATTCATATATGTGTATCTTATAAAAATATCGAGTTCAAGCCTCCTAATATCCTTTcccataattaaaaaaaagaaagacaagataCTAGTTGGCTGGCCCCCTGTGGATGTGGAACCCTCCCAGAAGATAAGACCGTGGAAGTGGAACTGCAAAGACCACATATCATGCATATCAAGATCAATCAtcacaaaacaataaaatgaaaagtCTCTAAATACTACAATTCATTTCACTGGCCTGACTTTCATTGACAGCCACTCGAATATTGCAATAATATTGAAAAGCAGACTCGTTGAAGTCATTCGATATATAGTAACTATCCTATGAAGTAACGCATCTCCATACTATAACAGCAGCTTGTGGAAATATTGGCTCATACCTGCTATCAGGAGGAGCTGTCCGGACATGTCAAATAGTTGTTCGGACAAATGTCGTAGATCTGCAATGGGGACAACCACTTAAATAGAACTTTAGGTTTATTTGTTGAGTGTATTTGCTTTTGCAATACCTTGGAGCGCCGCTTACAGAGAGAGAGCGCACTACACAAGGGCAAACACTTGAGAAAGAGTATAGGGATCCAAGAGATAGGCGAGAGAGAGTCTCTTGGGATTCATGTTGGCTTGTGTGGGGTGAgttcttgtcttttttttcttctccttttgatttCTTGTAGAGAGCACTTGAAACAGCAAGATAGCATCTAGAGTGGATTTGTTTTGATTTTAAAGCAACACAGCTTAGGTCATGACTAAGAGTGATCATAACTCGCTGGACCATTTAATTTTGGAACAAAtttaattggacaaaaaggacTTATATAATAACGAGTTGTGGAGTCATCTTAACCCATACAACACAAGAGCCCTAGACGTCCCAGTCTTTCAACAGTGCAAATTATCGGTACCAAGAAACGATTATCAACACCATTAAATTGatatttctataaataataattaatgccACATATAACATTTATCGGTATCAAGAGATGATTATCGATACCAAGAAACGATGAGCATTTGGAATTGTTTTAGGGTTACCATCATGAAAGACACAATCAGGAGCCAATAAAAGACCAAGTAATCACCTGGAGGCATTTCGTCTTGTGTATCACCATTTCATTGGATGCGGCCGAGACATCCTACCTGCCGTAAACAGTAAAGATTCCACTGAAGATTTTCGAGTCTAAGAAAACCACATGGCATATCCTTACAATTATCCCTTGGACTCTTCGAAGTGACTAAATCACAAGTGGCATCCCATTTCCCACTTTCATGGTCTTGCAAGTAGCAACTACTACttccaaaaactgaaaaatcaaCCATCTAAATAGAATCATTGTTGCTAATACGACAAATATGCATTACTGTCAATCCATTAACACCAATATTTACAGAACACGAGGGAGAGAAGACTTCATCGCACCCTCAACTCCTACCAACAAACAACACAAGTAATGTATACACAGATTCTAGACCTAAAGTTTCATTTAACTCACACCATCGCATAATGAAGTTATAGCTAGGGCCATTTAAACCCAGTCAACTTTTACGATCGATCCACTTTGGTAGTTAGCTCTAAAAAACAAGCTATCGATTAGCCAGATCGCTGCAATGCCTTCCCACCCTCAAAACATCCTCCACACTACATAAATAAAGCAAAGCATACTACCACAAATAATCAAACAAAAGGAACCACCACCATAAGACaaggaggagaaaaaaaaagttccaaTTTAATTAGAGTTTTCAGCTATATCTGAGTCTAATACTGTCCCCTCAACTTCGAGGGAACATATGGGAAGTTTGCTCCCTGTCCTCATCTTCTTCACATCTTGACTTGAGCATATAAGGATTCTTCTCACCATGTTACAAAATTCACTGCAACAGATTTGAATCAAGCTTAGGAACATATGATGAAAATATCTTCTCAGTACAGAATTTCAAGTTGTGATGAGTGAAAAACACTTACGGCCAAGGGTCATCTCCAACAAGCATCATATCCCCCTCGTCATCAGTATAGACAATTTCCCACTTATCGCGGGGTTGAAGCTGTCCTTTCATGTCAAACATCTCCTCCAATTCATCAATAAGCTGTTTATACCCTTTTAACATGGTTAAGTCCACAGCTCGGCCAACAGCTACCCCCTGCATTTGAACCTTTTGGCACATACAAACATCAAAACCAGTACATTAGCTCACCTATATCTATCTACCAAAGATATCAAGAACATCAATTCAAGATTGGTACCTTGGTTCGACTTCTGGTACAGGTAGAAGTAGAAGTTTGCCTGTTCTGGCTCTCTTTGGGTGAAACATGTAACTGTTCTAGGTTCTTCTCTTTAGAAACCTTTGAAATGTCAGATTTCTCATCTGAGTCGAAAGCCGATAGAGAACTAACACCATGCCCTTCAGTTGAGGCACTAGATATGCTAACTGGTTGAGCAGGTGGTACCTTCTCTACATGTGCTGAGCTTGTAGAATGATTTACAAGATCAAAA
Protein-coding regions in this window:
- the LOC120017103 gene encoding cellulose synthase-like protein G3 is translated as MELHPRGRTSTTTATPIHGSPPLHTLKPLRRAAFYRLFALVYMCGLIALFFHHTQNLFHSKTLFSISLSFSLLLSDLILTFMWATTQASRMNPVRRREFPENLEQLVKKKEFPSLDVFICTADPYKEPPITVVNTVLSVLSYDYPAEKLSVYVSDDGGSSLTLFAFVEASKFAKHWLAFCRENDLVDRSPEEYFRASNHDWSHSSETNKIKMMFESMKSKVENVVESGVVSDEYITTDGERLIFDKWTDGFTRHDHPAVIQVLLENDKDKDITGHSMPNLIYLSREKRRTSHHHFKAGALNALLRVSATMTNAPMVLTNDCDMYSNDPQTPLRALCYLLDPRMIDSQLGFIQFPQRFKGINKDDIYGCEHKRLYHINMIGMDGLRGPNFLGSGGFFFRRALFGGPSTFVSPEISELCPTHVVDKPIQSQEILALAHHVAGSNYENNTNWGSKMGFRYGSLAEDYNTGYKLHCEGWKSIVCNPRRVSFYGDAPISLIDSLNQNKRWAIGLLEVAFSKYSPITYGARAMGPLMGLAYSQYGFWSIWSIPITTYAFLPQLALLNGVSILPKVSEPYWFFVYVFLCLGGYGQDLIDFILEGSTVYRWWSDQRIWIIRGLSSYMFGLIEFLSRHIVSSTINFNVTSKVVDDEQSKRYDQGIFEFGVASPIFVPIVMAAMINFAAFAHGLVQVLRWRDMEGLVMQMFLSGFLMLNCWPIYEAMVLRSDKGKIHSKVTAIAAIMAFALYASTSLIFKE